A region from the Inhella inkyongensis genome encodes:
- the carA gene encoding glutamine-hydrolyzing carbamoyl-phosphate synthase small subunit — protein MLVLADGSRFLGQSIGALGSSVGELVFNTALTGYQEILTDPSYSRQIVTLTYPHIGNYGVNEADAESDRIHAAGLVVRQVPKAASNFRSEQRLQDYLAAQNCVGIAGIDTRRLTRILRNTGAQNACLWALPEGEAVTETHWAQALERARSAPSMAGQDLAKVVCRTQEEVWTQGEWQLGQGFKEVQRPRFHVVAYDFGVKRNILRMLAERGCRITVVPAQTPASRVFDLEPDGVFLSNGPGDPEPCGYAIEATRVLVSAGLPTFGICLGHQILALASGAKTFKMKFGHHGANHPVKDLDSGRVSITSQNHGFAVDVDTLPANLRATHISLFDGSLQGIARTDKPAFSFQGHPEASPGPHDIGYLFDRFIALMAKE, from the coding sequence TTGCTGGTGCTTGCCGATGGCTCGCGCTTTCTTGGCCAATCGATCGGAGCCCTTGGTTCCTCGGTGGGCGAGTTGGTCTTCAATACGGCGCTGACCGGTTACCAGGAAATCCTGACCGACCCCAGCTACAGCCGCCAGATCGTCACGCTGACCTACCCGCATATCGGCAACTACGGGGTCAATGAGGCGGATGCGGAGTCTGATCGCATCCATGCTGCAGGTTTGGTGGTGCGTCAGGTGCCCAAGGCGGCGTCAAACTTCCGCAGCGAGCAGCGTCTGCAGGACTATCTGGCGGCCCAGAATTGCGTGGGTATCGCGGGCATCGACACACGGCGCCTGACGCGCATTCTGCGCAACACGGGCGCGCAAAACGCCTGCCTCTGGGCCTTGCCGGAGGGTGAAGCAGTGACGGAGACTCATTGGGCCCAGGCCTTGGAGCGAGCACGTAGCGCCCCCAGCATGGCCGGCCAAGACTTGGCCAAGGTGGTGTGTCGCACACAGGAGGAGGTCTGGACCCAGGGCGAATGGCAGTTGGGGCAGGGCTTCAAAGAGGTGCAACGCCCGCGCTTCCATGTGGTGGCCTATGACTTCGGCGTCAAGCGCAACATCTTGCGCATGCTGGCCGAGAGAGGGTGCCGCATCACGGTGGTGCCGGCGCAGACTCCGGCCAGCCGCGTGTTTGATTTGGAACCCGATGGCGTTTTCCTCTCCAACGGCCCGGGCGACCCCGAGCCCTGCGGCTATGCCATCGAGGCCACCCGTGTCTTGGTGAGTGCCGGCCTGCCCACCTTTGGTATTTGCCTTGGGCACCAGATCCTGGCCTTGGCCAGCGGCGCCAAGACCTTCAAGATGAAGTTTGGCCACCACGGTGCCAACCACCCGGTCAAAGACCTGGACAGTGGCCGCGTCAGCATCACCAGCCAGAACCATGGCTTTGCGGTGGATGTCGATACCTTGCCCGCCAACCTGCGCGCTACCCACATCAGTCTGTTCGACGGCAGCCTGCAGGGCATCGCGCGCACCGACAAGCCGGCCTTCAGCTTCCAGGGACACCCCGAGGCCAGCCCGGGGCCGCACGACATCGGCTATTTGTTTGACCGCTTCATCGCCCTGATGGCCAAGGAATAA
- a CDS encoding LuxR C-terminal-related transcriptional regulator, whose translation MPVKVLILEDNPVARSFLCKVVRESFSDELQIIEAADLETARREVARHGHGVDGGVKLFLVDLELPDGNGMELLAELAGSAALKIVSTLYSDDDHLFPALQCGADGYLLKEDRFEVLVEELQRIVRGQPPLSPAIARRLLSHFRPGSSGESGPMGLNSGFGAFSASGYSVSRPVALDPIQAESIRLSPRENEVLTYLSKGFTIKEIANLMGIKWYTVNDHIKSIYKKLNVSSRAEAAVLASKQGLV comes from the coding sequence ATGCCTGTCAAAGTTCTGATCCTTGAAGACAATCCGGTTGCCCGGAGCTTTTTGTGCAAGGTTGTGCGCGAAAGCTTCAGCGACGAACTGCAGATCATTGAAGCTGCGGACCTGGAAACCGCACGCCGAGAAGTCGCCCGCCATGGGCACGGCGTAGATGGCGGCGTCAAGCTATTCCTTGTTGACCTGGAACTGCCCGATGGCAACGGCATGGAACTGCTGGCCGAGTTGGCGGGATCCGCTGCGCTGAAGATCGTCAGCACCCTCTATTCGGACGACGATCATTTGTTCCCCGCACTGCAGTGTGGCGCCGATGGCTATCTGCTGAAGGAAGACCGATTCGAAGTACTGGTGGAGGAATTGCAGCGCATCGTGCGCGGGCAACCGCCGCTGTCCCCCGCTATCGCACGCCGATTGCTGAGCCACTTTCGGCCGGGCAGTTCCGGCGAAAGCGGGCCGATGGGCCTCAACAGCGGCTTCGGTGCCTTCTCTGCCAGCGGCTATTCGGTCTCACGCCCTGTGGCGCTGGACCCCATTCAGGCCGAATCCATCCGGCTGTCGCCGCGAGAGAACGAAGTGCTGACTTACCTCAGCAAGGGCTTCACCATCAAGGAGATTGCAAACCTGATGGGGATCAAGTGGTACACGGTGAACGACCACATCAAGTCGATTTACAAAAAGCTCAATGTATCCAGCCGAGCCGAAGCCGCCGTATTGGCCAGCAAGCAGGGATTGGTTTAA
- the carB gene encoding carbamoyl-phosphate synthase large subunit: MPKRTDLKSILIIGAGPIVIGQACEFDYSGAQACKALREEGYRVILVNSNPATIMTDPEMADATYIEPITWQVVEKIIAKERPDAVLPTMGGQTALNCALDLHKHGVLAKYGVEMIGANEHAIEKAEDRQKFKDAMTKIGLGSAKSGIAHSMEEAWGVQRRIHAEIGGAGFPMVIRPSFTLGGSGGGIAYNPEEFEEICKRGLDLSPTNELLIEESLLGWKEYEMEVVRDRADNCIIVCSIENLDPMGIHTGDSITVAPAQTLTDREYQLLRNASIAILREIGVDTGGSNVQFSINPADGRMVVIEMNPRVSRSSALASKATGFPIAKIAAKLSVGYTLDELKNDITGGATPASFEPSIDYVVTKIPRFAFEKFPMADSRLTTQMKSVGEVMAMGRSFQESFQKALRGLETGIDGLTPKSSDREEITEQIGEARPDRILYLADAFRVGMSFDEIQRETSIDPWFLREIEEIVQAENQLKGKSLADLDAATLRAYKQMGFSDRRLATLLGTHQHELRARRHALGIRPVYKRVDTCAAEFATQTAYLYSTYDEECEAEPTDKKKIMVLGGGPNRIGQGIEFDYCCVHAAMAMREDGYETIMVNCNPETVSTDYDTSDRLYFEPVTLEDVLEIVDKEKPVGVIVQYGGQTPLKLALDLERAGVPIIGTTPDSIDIAEDRERFQKLLHELGLKQPPNRTARTEDQALALANEIGYPLVVRPSYVLGGRAMEIVHGDKDLERYMREAVRVSDKSPVLLDRFLEDAVEVDADCISDGEEVLIGGIMEHIEAAGIHSGDSACSLPPYTLAEDVKDELRRQTAAMAKALKVVGLMNVQFAIQGDVSKGLSACTVYVLEVNPRASRTVPFVSKATGQQLAKIAARCMAGVKLKDQKGLGGVAPREVTPPYYSVKEAVFPFNKFPGVDPILSPEMRSTGEVMGAAKTFGEAMLKSQIGAGSRLPRSGNVLLSVKNGDKARAVALAKDLHALGFGVIATRGTAAAIEAVGVPCRAINKIKEGRPHIADAIKGGEIQLVFTTVDETRTAIADSRYIRQAALANRVTYYTTMAGCEAAVEGMKHQDGLLVRSLQELHAELT; the protein is encoded by the coding sequence ATGCCCAAGCGTACCGACCTCAAGAGCATCCTCATCATCGGCGCCGGCCCCATCGTCATCGGCCAGGCCTGCGAGTTCGACTATTCCGGCGCCCAGGCCTGTAAGGCCCTGCGCGAAGAGGGCTACCGCGTCATCTTGGTCAACAGCAACCCGGCGACCATCATGACCGACCCGGAGATGGCCGATGCGACCTATATCGAGCCCATCACCTGGCAGGTGGTCGAGAAGATCATTGCCAAAGAGCGCCCCGATGCGGTCCTGCCCACCATGGGCGGCCAGACCGCGCTGAACTGCGCGTTGGACCTGCACAAGCATGGCGTGCTGGCGAAATACGGCGTCGAGATGATCGGTGCCAACGAGCACGCGATTGAAAAGGCCGAGGACCGCCAGAAGTTCAAGGACGCGATGACCAAGATTGGCCTGGGTTCGGCCAAGTCGGGCATCGCGCACTCCATGGAAGAAGCCTGGGGCGTGCAGCGTCGCATCCATGCCGAGATCGGCGGCGCCGGCTTCCCGATGGTGATTCGCCCCAGCTTCACGCTGGGTGGCAGTGGCGGCGGCATTGCCTACAACCCCGAAGAGTTCGAAGAGATCTGCAAACGCGGGCTGGACCTCTCGCCGACCAATGAGCTACTGATTGAGGAGTCGTTGCTGGGGTGGAAAGAGTACGAGATGGAAGTGGTTCGCGACCGTGCGGACAACTGCATCATCGTTTGCTCGATCGAGAACCTGGACCCGATGGGCATCCACACCGGCGACTCGATCACCGTGGCGCCGGCCCAGACCCTGACCGACCGCGAGTACCAGCTGCTGCGCAACGCCTCGATCGCCATCCTGCGCGAGATCGGTGTGGATACGGGTGGATCAAACGTGCAGTTCTCGATCAACCCGGCCGATGGCCGCATGGTGGTGATCGAGATGAACCCGCGTGTGTCGCGTTCCTCGGCCCTGGCCTCCAAGGCCACGGGTTTCCCGATTGCCAAGATCGCGGCCAAGCTCTCGGTGGGCTACACGCTGGACGAGCTGAAAAACGACATCACGGGTGGTGCCACGCCGGCCTCGTTCGAGCCCAGCATCGACTACGTGGTCACCAAGATCCCGCGCTTTGCCTTCGAGAAGTTCCCGATGGCCGATTCGCGTCTAACCACGCAAATGAAGTCGGTGGGCGAAGTGATGGCCATGGGCCGCAGCTTTCAAGAGAGCTTCCAGAAGGCGCTGCGCGGCTTGGAGACCGGCATCGATGGCCTGACGCCCAAGAGCAGCGACCGCGAGGAAATCACCGAGCAGATCGGCGAAGCGCGGCCCGACCGCATCCTCTACCTGGCGGACGCCTTCCGCGTCGGCATGTCTTTCGACGAGATCCAGCGCGAGACCTCCATCGACCCCTGGTTCTTGCGTGAAATCGAGGAAATCGTTCAAGCCGAGAACCAGCTCAAGGGCAAAAGCCTTGCCGATCTGGACGCCGCCACCCTGCGCGCCTACAAGCAGATGGGCTTCAGCGACCGCCGCCTGGCCACCCTGCTGGGCACGCACCAGCACGAGCTGCGCGCGCGCCGCCATGCGCTGGGCATCCGCCCGGTCTACAAGCGCGTGGACACCTGCGCGGCCGAGTTCGCCACGCAAACGGCCTATCTGTACTCCACCTATGACGAGGAGTGCGAGGCCGAGCCGACCGACAAGAAGAAGATCATGGTGCTGGGCGGTGGCCCCAACCGCATCGGCCAGGGCATCGAGTTTGACTATTGCTGTGTGCATGCGGCCATGGCGATGCGCGAGGATGGCTACGAGACCATCATGGTCAACTGCAACCCCGAGACCGTCTCCACCGACTACGACACCAGCGACCGCCTGTACTTCGAGCCTGTGACGCTGGAAGACGTGCTGGAAATCGTCGACAAGGAAAAGCCCGTTGGGGTCATCGTGCAGTACGGCGGTCAGACCCCGCTGAAGCTGGCCCTGGACCTGGAGCGCGCCGGTGTGCCCATCATCGGCACCACGCCCGACAGCATCGACATCGCCGAGGACCGCGAGCGTTTCCAGAAACTGCTGCACGAGCTGGGCCTGAAGCAGCCGCCCAACCGCACTGCGCGCACCGAGGACCAGGCCCTGGCCTTGGCCAACGAGATCGGCTACCCCCTGGTGGTGCGCCCCAGCTATGTGCTGGGCGGTCGGGCGATGGAGATCGTGCACGGTGACAAGGACCTGGAGCGCTATATGCGCGAGGCCGTGCGCGTGTCCGACAAGAGCCCGGTGCTGCTGGACCGCTTCCTGGAGGACGCGGTCGAGGTGGATGCCGACTGCATCAGCGACGGCGAAGAGGTGCTGATCGGCGGCATCATGGAACACATCGAGGCAGCCGGCATCCACAGCGGCGATTCGGCGTGCTCGCTGCCGCCCTACACCCTGGCCGAGGATGTGAAGGACGAACTGCGCCGCCAGACGGCCGCCATGGCCAAGGCCTTGAAGGTGGTCGGTCTGATGAACGTGCAGTTCGCCATCCAGGGCGATGTGAGCAAGGGCTTGTCGGCCTGCACCGTCTACGTGCTGGAGGTGAATCCCCGCGCTTCACGCACAGTGCCTTTCGTATCCAAGGCTACCGGTCAGCAGTTGGCCAAGATCGCCGCGCGATGCATGGCGGGCGTCAAGCTCAAGGATCAAAAGGGCCTGGGCGGTGTTGCGCCGCGTGAGGTCACGCCGCCCTACTACAGCGTGAAGGAGGCGGTGTTCCCCTTCAATAAGTTCCCTGGTGTGGACCCCATCCTCAGCCCCGAGATGCGCTCCACCGGCGAGGTGATGGGGGCGGCCAAGACCTTTGGCGAGGCCATGCTGAAGAGCCAGATTGGCGCCGGCTCGCGCCTGCCGCGCTCGGGCAATGTGCTGTTGAGCGTGAAGAATGGCGACAAGGCGCGGGCCGTGGCCCTGGCCAAGGACTTGCACGCACTGGGTTTTGGCGTGATTGCCACGCGCGGCACCGCAGCGGCCATCGAGGCCGTGGGCGTGCCCTGCCGGGCGATTAACAAGATCAAGGAGGGGCGTCCGCACATTGCTGATGCGATCAAGGGCGGCGAGATCCAGTTGGTTTTCACCACGGTGGATGAAACCCGAACCGCCATTGCGGACAGTCGCTACATCCGCCAGGCTGCTTTGGCCAACCGTGTGACCTACTACACCACCATGGCGGGGTGCGAGGCGGCTGTGGAAGGGATGAAGCACCAAGATGGGCTGTTGGTGCGATCCCTGCAAGAGCTGCACGCCGAGCTCACCTAA
- a CDS encoding sigma-70 family RNA polymerase sigma factor has translation MSTGSAEEESLGEVRRTELAGLAREVSGEVAGEAEATNALQAYLRDIRRAPLFTADEEYATAQRARAGDFEARQLMIERNLRLVVSIAKNHLGRGLPLGDLIEEGNLGLMHAIEKFEPERGFRFSTYASWWIRQAIERALVQQTRLVRLPVHVVRELTQVLRVRRALEAQANGAVANIRSEDIAARLGWTVVEVQGLLRHAEAPASLDAPADRAGEAGESLLERVVDEESLDPAREHLHHEVDALLGAALSALTAREQEVLAGRFGLREREPETLDVLAQRLGLTRERIRQIQHEAMEKLKRALVRRGVQRDALF, from the coding sequence ATGAGCACCGGTTCGGCTGAGGAGGAGTCCCTTGGGGAAGTGCGGCGCACTGAGCTTGCGGGGCTGGCGCGTGAGGTGTCGGGTGAGGTGGCGGGTGAGGCTGAAGCGACGAATGCGCTGCAAGCCTATTTGCGCGATATCCGACGCGCCCCGCTGTTTACGGCGGACGAAGAGTACGCCACCGCGCAAAGGGCCCGTGCGGGCGATTTCGAAGCCCGGCAGTTGATGATTGAGCGCAATCTGCGGTTGGTCGTTTCGATTGCAAAGAATCACCTGGGGCGTGGCCTGCCCCTGGGCGATCTGATCGAAGAGGGCAATCTCGGGCTGATGCACGCGATTGAGAAGTTCGAGCCGGAGCGCGGCTTTCGCTTTTCCACCTACGCCAGTTGGTGGATCCGGCAGGCCATTGAGCGCGCTTTGGTGCAGCAGACGCGATTGGTCCGCTTGCCCGTTCATGTCGTGCGTGAATTGACCCAGGTGTTGCGAGTGCGGCGCGCGCTGGAGGCTCAGGCCAATGGTGCAGTTGCCAATATTCGGTCTGAGGACATTGCCGCACGACTGGGCTGGACGGTGGTAGAGGTGCAGGGCTTGCTGCGGCACGCAGAAGCGCCGGCATCGCTTGATGCGCCGGCGGATCGCGCGGGCGAGGCTGGCGAGTCTCTGCTGGAGCGAGTGGTCGACGAGGAGTCGCTGGACCCGGCGCGTGAGCACTTGCACCATGAGGTCGATGCCTTGTTGGGCGCGGCCCTGAGCGCATTGACTGCGCGCGAACAGGAAGTGCTGGCGGGCCGCTTTGGTCTGCGCGAGCGTGAACCCGAGACCTTGGATGTCTTGGCGCAGCGGCTCGGTCTGACGCGCGAGCGCATCCGGCAAATTCAGCACGAAGCGATGGAGAAGCTCAAACGGGCCCTGGTGCGCCGAGGGGTGCAGCGCGACGCCTTGTTCTGA
- a CDS encoding protein-L-isoaspartate O-methyltransferase family protein — protein MSSRGGPPVLRPQRLLQQAAQDRARLAAPSGIGLDSPGVRLRMVERLRRQGVQAEGVLQAFAQVPRHRFVDTAFAPQAYEDTSLPIGHGQTISKPSVVARMLDLLHQSEAAAALGGLGRVLEVGTGCGYQAMLLGLLAKQLVSIERLGPLHQAATHRHTALRRELPLCPMQLIHGDGRLGWKPSAPFDHIIAAAGGESLPQPWLDQLAPGGRLVAPTLARDGVTQILVVVDHCVVSGRSEWRRSEHEGVLFVPLKSGLIP, from the coding sequence GTGAGTTCGCGCGGCGGCCCTCCGGTGCTGCGGCCTCAGCGCCTGCTTCAGCAGGCGGCGCAAGACCGCGCGCGCCTGGCGGCGCCTAGCGGCATTGGTCTGGACTCCCCGGGCGTTCGGCTGCGCATGGTTGAGCGTTTGCGTCGCCAGGGAGTTCAGGCTGAGGGTGTGCTGCAAGCCTTTGCACAGGTGCCGCGCCACCGCTTTGTGGACACCGCCTTTGCCCCCCAGGCCTATGAAGACACCAGCTTGCCGATCGGACATGGTCAGACCATTTCCAAGCCCTCGGTGGTGGCGCGGATGTTGGACCTTCTGCATCAGAGCGAGGCGGCTGCGGCCCTCGGCGGGCTTGGGCGGGTGTTGGAAGTTGGGACGGGATGCGGCTACCAGGCCATGCTCCTGGGTCTACTGGCTAAGCAGCTCGTGTCGATCGAACGCCTCGGGCCGCTGCACCAGGCGGCGACCCATCGCCACACCGCACTGCGGCGCGAGTTGCCCTTGTGTCCGATGCAACTGATCCATGGCGATGGGCGACTTGGCTGGAAGCCTTCGGCGCCTTTTGATCACATCATTGCGGCAGCGGGAGGGGAGTCCCTGCCGCAACCCTGGCTGGATCAGTTGGCCCCGGGCGGTCGCCTTGTGGCGCCCACCCTGGCGCGCGATGGCGTGACGCAGATTTTGGTGGTCGTCGATCACTGTGTGGTTTCCGGACGTAGCGAGTGGCGCCGCTCGGAGCACGAAGGGGTCTTGTTCGTCCCTCTAAAATCTGGCCTCATTCCCTAG
- a CDS encoding peptidoglycan DD-metalloendopeptidase family protein, whose translation MLCCPPKPLVLNCSTTSKFKLLTTAVAVGLLAGCAAPKPHRAPVEERAPTATAAPGNAPAVVEPKVSSVEPSRAGSYAVRPGDTLIRIALDHGVSWRDLARWNGLDNPNLIEVGQVLRVVAPGAGDGLSSKPVAVARAEGRPLEARPASGPANASPAAASPTPAAPSSTSAAPAIPSASSPAPQGAANLPDGELVWSWPASGPLSAGFDEQRNKGLAIAGKPGDAVLAAADGRVMYAGSGLRGYGNMVIIKHNDTYLSAYAHNQALLVKEDQVVRKGQRIAEMGSSDADQVKLHFEIRRKGKPIDPAKLLPTR comes from the coding sequence ATGCTTTGCTGCCCGCCCAAGCCCTTGGTTCTGAATTGCTCCACCACGTCGAAGTTCAAGCTGCTCACAACTGCGGTTGCCGTGGGCCTGCTGGCCGGATGCGCCGCCCCCAAGCCTCACCGCGCGCCAGTTGAAGAGCGTGCGCCAACGGCTACCGCTGCGCCAGGCAATGCGCCCGCGGTGGTTGAGCCCAAGGTGAGTAGCGTGGAACCCTCCCGGGCTGGAAGCTACGCCGTGCGTCCGGGTGATACCTTGATTCGGATTGCGCTCGACCACGGCGTGAGTTGGCGCGATTTGGCGCGTTGGAACGGACTGGACAACCCCAACTTGATTGAGGTGGGCCAGGTCTTGCGCGTGGTGGCGCCGGGCGCGGGGGATGGGCTTAGCAGCAAGCCGGTGGCCGTCGCTCGCGCGGAGGGCCGTCCATTGGAGGCGCGACCGGCCTCAGGGCCAGCCAATGCGAGCCCGGCTGCTGCCTCTCCAACTCCGGCAGCACCAAGCTCGACATCGGCTGCGCCGGCCATCCCTTCGGCTTCTTCACCGGCACCGCAGGGGGCTGCGAATTTGCCCGACGGTGAGTTGGTTTGGTCTTGGCCGGCGAGTGGGCCTTTGTCGGCCGGCTTTGACGAGCAACGCAACAAAGGACTCGCCATCGCCGGTAAGCCGGGCGATGCCGTGTTGGCCGCAGCCGATGGGCGTGTGATGTACGCCGGTTCCGGCCTGCGCGGCTACGGCAATATGGTCATCATCAAACACAACGACACCTACCTGAGTGCGTACGCGCACAACCAGGCCTTGTTGGTCAAGGAAGATCAGGTGGTTCGCAAGGGCCAGCGCATTGCTGAAATGGGCAGTTCGGATGCAGATCAGGTCAAGCTGCATTTTGAGATCCGCCGCAAGGGTAAACCCATAGACCCTGCTAAGCTGCTTCCCACTCGCTGA
- the surE gene encoding 5'/3'-nucleotidase SurE codes for MRILIANDDGYLAPGLSALVQACQGLGDIEVIAPEQNASGTSNSLSLHRPLSVHRGMNGHRFVNGTPVDCVHLALTTLLGDWRPDLVLSGINNGANMGDDTIYSGTVAAATEGYLFGIPAIAFSQVDRDWGELDAAARAARRVIEHVLSQPLGAPFLLNVNIPNRSDADQLPWQVTRLGKRHANAGAHSQVNPRGETMYWIGPPGDVREAGEGTDFFAVANGRVSITPLQVDLTHHGDLDRWRMRLGSAEGSQ; via the coding sequence ATGCGCATCCTGATTGCCAATGATGATGGCTACCTCGCGCCGGGTTTGTCTGCTTTGGTGCAGGCTTGCCAGGGCTTGGGTGACATCGAAGTCATCGCCCCTGAGCAGAACGCCAGTGGTACCTCGAACTCCTTGTCTCTGCACCGGCCACTCAGCGTGCACCGGGGCATGAATGGGCATCGCTTCGTCAACGGCACGCCCGTGGACTGCGTGCATTTGGCGCTCACCACGCTGTTGGGGGACTGGCGTCCTGACTTGGTGCTTTCGGGCATCAACAACGGGGCCAACATGGGCGACGACACGATTTACTCGGGGACTGTTGCGGCCGCTACCGAGGGCTATTTGTTTGGCATCCCTGCCATTGCCTTCTCCCAGGTGGATCGGGACTGGGGCGAGCTGGATGCGGCGGCCCGTGCAGCGCGGCGGGTGATTGAGCATGTGCTCTCTCAGCCACTTGGGGCGCCCTTTCTGCTCAATGTGAACATTCCCAATCGCAGCGATGCCGACCAACTGCCCTGGCAGGTGACGCGCCTTGGAAAGCGGCATGCCAATGCCGGCGCTCACAGCCAAGTCAACCCGCGTGGCGAGACCATGTACTGGATTGGTCCTCCGGGCGATGTGCGGGAGGCCGGGGAGGGGACTGACTTCTTCGCGGTAGCGAATGGGCGCGTTTCGATCACGCCCCTGCAGGTGGATCTGACCCATCACGGCGACCTGGATCGCTGGCGCATGCGCTTGGGCTCTGCTGAGGGTTCTCAGTGA
- a CDS encoding Bax inhibitor-1/YccA family protein has product MNPQMPYAYGHVTLDATQRQRVLRNTYALLALSLLPTVAGAWLGVSTGLGALFTGGFGLIAFLAGSFGFMWAIEKNKDRAAGVYLLLGFTFFMGVMLSRLIGAVLGLSNGANLIMLAFGGTAAVFAGMASLAGVIKRDLSGMGKFLMVGAIIMMVAGIANFFFQSSALMLALLVACLGLFSAFLLYDLKRVIDGGETNYVSATLAIYLDVYNIFQSLLSLLGIFGGERD; this is encoded by the coding sequence ATGAACCCTCAGATGCCTTACGCCTACGGTCACGTCACGCTCGACGCGACGCAGCGTCAGCGCGTATTGCGCAATACCTATGCTTTGCTGGCCTTGTCCTTGCTGCCCACGGTGGCGGGTGCATGGTTGGGCGTCAGCACGGGATTGGGCGCCCTGTTCACGGGCGGCTTCGGGCTGATCGCCTTCTTAGCGGGTTCCTTCGGCTTCATGTGGGCCATTGAGAAGAACAAGGACCGCGCCGCCGGCGTCTACTTGTTGCTGGGTTTCACCTTCTTCATGGGCGTGATGCTCTCGCGCCTGATCGGCGCGGTGCTGGGCCTGTCCAATGGCGCCAACCTGATCATGCTGGCCTTTGGCGGCACAGCGGCAGTATTCGCTGGAATGGCCAGCCTGGCCGGCGTCATCAAGCGCGACCTCAGCGGCATGGGAAAATTCCTGATGGTGGGCGCCATCATCATGATGGTGGCCGGCATCGCGAATTTCTTCTTCCAATCCAGCGCCCTGATGCTGGCCCTGCTGGTTGCCTGCCTGGGCCTGTTCAGCGCCTTCCTGCTGTACGACCTTAAGCGCGTGATTGATGGCGGCGAGACCAATTACGTCTCTGCGACCTTGGCCATCTACCTCGACGTTTACAACATCTTCCAAAGCCTGCTGTCGCTGCTGGGCATCTTCGGCGGCGAGCGCGACTGA
- the rlmD gene encoding 23S rRNA (uracil(1939)-C(5))-methyltransferase RlmD yields MTDQNEWLRVESLDLEAQGVARRADGKVVFIEGALPGEVVRAQVGRSKNNWEQGVITQLRRESPQRVKPGCPHFGLHGGACGGCKMQHFHPNAQIAVKQRVLEDNLKHLAKVSPERVLRPIEGVPWGYRRRARLSVRYVAKKGAVLVGFHERKSRYVADMSVCPVLPPQVSALLLPLRDLIHGMQARERLPQIELAMGDEVVALVLRNLEPLSEADQSALRAFAQKHGVQWWLQPKGPDSVHLLDADGPPLLYRLPEFGVEMPFRPTDFTQVNHDINRVLVHKALGLLDVQANERVIDWFCGLGNFTLPLATQAAEVLGIEGSEALVARSRENARHNGLEAKTRFEARNLFELAPSDLALYGTAQRWLVDPPREGAFALAKAVADAIQSPELAAGWQPPKRIVYVSCNPATLARDAGILVHLAGYRCTAAGVVNMFPHTAHVESIAVFERDA; encoded by the coding sequence ATGACAGATCAGAACGAATGGTTGCGGGTCGAATCACTCGACCTGGAGGCACAGGGCGTGGCCCGACGTGCTGACGGCAAGGTGGTGTTCATTGAAGGCGCCTTGCCCGGTGAAGTGGTGCGAGCCCAAGTGGGGCGAAGCAAGAACAACTGGGAGCAGGGCGTCATCACCCAACTGCGGCGCGAGAGCCCGCAGCGCGTCAAGCCGGGTTGCCCGCATTTCGGGCTTCACGGCGGGGCCTGTGGTGGCTGCAAGATGCAGCACTTCCATCCCAATGCGCAAATCGCAGTGAAGCAGCGAGTGCTGGAGGACAACCTCAAGCATCTGGCGAAGGTCAGCCCGGAGCGGGTGTTGCGGCCGATCGAGGGCGTGCCCTGGGGCTATCGGCGGCGCGCGCGCCTGTCGGTGCGCTATGTGGCCAAGAAGGGCGCAGTGCTGGTGGGTTTCCATGAGCGCAAGAGCCGATATGTGGCTGACATGTCGGTGTGCCCGGTGTTGCCGCCGCAGGTCAGCGCGCTGCTGCTGCCTTTGCGCGATTTGATCCATGGCATGCAGGCTCGCGAGCGCCTGCCGCAGATCGAGTTGGCTATGGGGGATGAGGTGGTGGCTTTGGTGCTGCGCAATCTGGAGCCGCTGAGCGAGGCGGATCAGAGCGCCCTGAGAGCGTTTGCCCAGAAGCACGGCGTTCAATGGTGGCTTCAGCCCAAGGGTCCAGATAGCGTTCATCTGCTGGATGCCGACGGCCCGCCCTTGCTCTATCGCCTGCCCGAATTCGGTGTGGAGATGCCCTTTCGGCCGACTGACTTCACCCAGGTCAATCACGACATCAATCGGGTGTTGGTCCACAAGGCGCTGGGCCTGCTGGATGTCCAGGCGAACGAGCGCGTGATCGACTGGTTTTGCGGCCTGGGCAATTTCACGCTGCCTCTGGCCACTCAGGCGGCCGAAGTATTGGGTATCGAAGGCAGTGAGGCTCTGGTGGCCCGCTCGCGCGAGAACGCCCGGCACAACGGCCTGGAAGCCAAGACCCGCTTTGAGGCGCGCAATCTCTTTGAGTTGGCGCCCAGCGATCTGGCCCTCTATGGGACCGCACAGCGCTGGCTGGTCGACCCCCCTCGCGAAGGGGCGTTTGCCCTGGCCAAGGCCGTAGCAGATGCCATCCAGTCGCCCGAATTAGCGGCCGGCTGGCAGCCACCCAAGCGCATCGTGTATGTCAGTTGCAACCCCGCGACGCTGGCGCGTGACGCGGGCATCTTGGTCCACCTGGCGGGTTACCGCTGCACCGCAGCGGGCGTGGTTAACATGTTCCCGCATACCGCCCATGTGGAGTCGATCGCAGTTTTCGAGCGCGACGCCTGA